A stretch of Lathyrus oleraceus cultivar Zhongwan6 chromosome 6, CAAS_Psat_ZW6_1.0, whole genome shotgun sequence DNA encodes these proteins:
- the LOC127093294 gene encoding cyclin-dependent kinase inhibitor 4 isoform X2 encodes MGKYMKKPKPKSELPLLDSTTTITTTTTTTTTTTTAYFGVRTRAKTLALSQNQDLSLSNDSYLQLRSRRLHKPPTPQHSSKKNKPQNQNPKSPIRRDVSKEKTPDAEDADFGENVLDFEGRERSTRETTPVNLIRNPDILRTPSSTTKRTFSTEAHRRTDHATRTVIPSTREMDEFFAKNEAAQQKKFMEKYNFDPVTDMPLPGRYEWEKLTP; translated from the exons ATGGGGAAGTACATGAAGAAACCAAAACCTAAATCCGAATTACCTTTACTTGATTCCACCACCACTATTACCACcacaacaaccaccacaacaaccaccaccaccgctTATTTTGGTGTTCGAACTCGTGCTAAAACCCTAGCTCTTTCTCAGAATCAGGATCTCTCTCTTTCTAATGATTCTTACCTTCAGCTTCGAAGTCGTCGCCTTCACAAACCTCCGACGCCTCAACATTCTTCTAAGAAGAATAAGCCCCAAAATCAAAACCCTAAATCCCCAATTCGTAGAGATGTTAGCAAGGAGAAAACTCCTGACGCTGAAGATGCTGACTTTGGGGAAAATGTTTTGGATTTTGAAGGTAGAGAGAG AAGCACCCGAGAAACCACACCCGTCAATTTGATAAGGAACCCGGACATTCTCAGGACTCCTAGTTCGACCACCAAGCGTACTTTTTCAACTGAAGCTCATCGCAGAACGGATCATGCAACTAGAACTGTTATCCCATCTACACGGGAAATGGATGAATTCTTTGCTAAAAATGAAGCGGCTCAGCAAAAGAAGTTCATGGAGAA GTACAACTTTGATCCTGTGACAGATATGCCACTCCCGGGGCGTTACGAATGGGAAAAATTAACACCCTAG
- the LOC127093294 gene encoding cyclin-dependent kinase inhibitor 4 isoform X1, which produces MGKYMKKPKPKSELPLLDSTTTITTTTTTTTTTTTAYFGVRTRAKTLALSQNQDLSLSNDSYLQLRSRRLHKPPTPQHSSKKNKPQNQNPKSPIRRDVSKEKTPDAEDADFGENVLDFEGRESRSTRETTPVNLIRNPDILRTPSSTTKRTFSTEAHRRTDHATRTVIPSTREMDEFFAKNEAAQQKKFMEKYNFDPVTDMPLPGRYEWEKLTP; this is translated from the exons ATGGGGAAGTACATGAAGAAACCAAAACCTAAATCCGAATTACCTTTACTTGATTCCACCACCACTATTACCACcacaacaaccaccacaacaaccaccaccaccgctTATTTTGGTGTTCGAACTCGTGCTAAAACCCTAGCTCTTTCTCAGAATCAGGATCTCTCTCTTTCTAATGATTCTTACCTTCAGCTTCGAAGTCGTCGCCTTCACAAACCTCCGACGCCTCAACATTCTTCTAAGAAGAATAAGCCCCAAAATCAAAACCCTAAATCCCCAATTCGTAGAGATGTTAGCAAGGAGAAAACTCCTGACGCTGAAGATGCTGACTTTGGGGAAAATGTTTTGGATTTTGAAGGTAGAGAGAG CAGAAGCACCCGAGAAACCACACCCGTCAATTTGATAAGGAACCCGGACATTCTCAGGACTCCTAGTTCGACCACCAAGCGTACTTTTTCAACTGAAGCTCATCGCAGAACGGATCATGCAACTAGAACTGTTATCCCATCTACACGGGAAATGGATGAATTCTTTGCTAAAAATGAAGCGGCTCAGCAAAAGAAGTTCATGGAGAA GTACAACTTTGATCCTGTGACAGATATGCCACTCCCGGGGCGTTACGAATGGGAAAAATTAACACCCTAG